In Geobacillus kaustophilus, a genomic segment contains:
- a CDS encoding DJ-1/PfpI family protein — MGKKVLIITGDAVEALEVYYPYYRLLEEGHEVTIAAPKKKKLHTVVHDFADWDTYVEKQGYLIDAHASFAEVDPAQYDGLVIPGGRAPEYIRLDENVQRIVRHFFETNKPIAAICHASLIFETMPDVLKGRSLTAYIACKPGVEALGATYVSDNTVHVDGNLVSAHAWPDLPAFMREFLRLLQ; from the coding sequence ATGGGCAAAAAGGTGTTGATCATCACCGGCGATGCGGTGGAGGCGCTTGAAGTGTACTATCCGTACTATCGCTTGCTCGAAGAGGGACATGAAGTCACGATTGCCGCGCCGAAGAAAAAGAAACTGCACACGGTCGTTCATGATTTTGCCGACTGGGATACGTATGTGGAAAAGCAAGGCTATTTGATCGACGCTCATGCATCGTTTGCCGAGGTTGACCCGGCGCAATACGACGGGTTGGTCATACCAGGCGGGCGCGCGCCGGAATACATCCGCCTCGATGAGAACGTGCAGCGCATCGTCCGCCATTTCTTTGAAACGAATAAGCCGATTGCCGCGATTTGCCACGCTTCACTTATTTTTGAAACGATGCCGGATGTGCTGAAAGGCCGGAGCTTGACGGCGTATATCGCCTGCAAGCCAGGGGTTGAGGCGCTCGGAGCGACGTATGTGTCCGACAATACGGTCCATGTTGACGGCAACCTTGTCTCCGCCCATGCGTGGCCGGATTTGCCGGCGTTTATGCGCGAGTTTCTCCGGTTGCTTCAATAG
- a CDS encoding DMT family transporter, which yields MKEKLLLVLADLFWAGNYVIGKSVIAETGPFWLTLIRWCAAFIVLVPVSYWLERPRYRDVMKQYWLPLAASGALGVIGYNLLLYGALAYTSPMNAAIVNSLNPAIIVVLSYVLLRERLSKTNIVGFLLSLAGVLFILTDGHVAHVFQSDYNRGDLMMLAAGVVWALYSIIGKKLPVPPITATTCSVFFSLLLLWPFAFFYPFPADHVSAAGLAGVAYICLFPSVLSFLFWNISVQKVGPSHAGVYLNLIAVFTAIITFLFGGALSIPQLAGGAVVLFGVYLATKMPKAKAEQVDIAG from the coding sequence ATGAAAGAAAAACTCCTTTTAGTGTTGGCCGACTTGTTTTGGGCCGGCAATTACGTCATCGGCAAGTCGGTCATTGCGGAAACGGGCCCATTTTGGCTGACGTTGATTCGCTGGTGCGCCGCTTTTATCGTGTTGGTGCCCGTATCGTACTGGCTCGAGCGGCCGCGCTACCGGGATGTCATGAAACAATATTGGCTGCCGCTCGCTGCGTCCGGAGCGCTTGGCGTCATCGGCTACAACTTGCTTTTATACGGCGCGCTCGCCTATACGTCACCGATGAACGCAGCGATCGTCAACTCGCTCAATCCGGCGATCATTGTCGTGTTGTCATATGTATTGCTGCGCGAGCGGCTGTCAAAAACGAATATCGTCGGCTTTTTATTGTCACTCGCCGGTGTGCTCTTTATTTTAACAGACGGGCACGTGGCACACGTCTTCCAAAGCGATTACAACCGCGGTGATTTGATGATGCTCGCGGCTGGCGTCGTCTGGGCGCTGTATTCGATCATTGGCAAAAAGCTTCCCGTTCCGCCGATTACAGCGACAACGTGCTCCGTTTTTTTCAGCTTGCTGCTGTTATGGCCGTTCGCATTCTTTTATCCGTTTCCGGCCGATCACGTAAGCGCAGCCGGGCTCGCCGGGGTTGCCTATATTTGCCTTTTTCCGTCCGTTCTCTCTTTTTTGTTTTGGAACATTTCGGTGCAAAAAGTTGGCCCGAGCCATGCCGGCGTATATTTGAATTTGATCGCCGTGTTTACCGCCATCATCACGTTTTTGTTTGGCGGTGCGCTGTCTATCCCGCAGCTTGCCGGTGGTGCAGTCGTCTTATTCGGCGTTTATTTGGCGACGAAAATGCCGAAAGCAAAGGCGGAACAAGTGGATATCGCAGGATGA
- a CDS encoding NAD-dependent malic enzyme has protein sequence MALPGGAAMNITIRLQFEKDIVSFSDIATAIGKAGGDIVGIDVISSSKVHTVRDITVSALDTKQCDLIIEALKKIQGVKIINVSDRTFLMHIGGKIETNSKIPVKTRDDLSRVYTPGVARVCTAIAEDPRKAYSLTIKRNTVAVVSDGTAVLGLGDIGPYAAMPVMEGKAMLFKEFAGVDAFPICLNTKNTEEIIQIVKAIAPAFGGINLEDISAPRCFEIEKRLKEELDIPVFHDDQHGTAVVLLAGLLNALKIVDKKLEDIKVVLTGIGAAGIACTKILLAAGVRNIIGVDRHGAIHRDETYENPYWQEYAQITNPDNLKGSLSDVIAGADVFIGVSAPGILKVEDVKKMARDPIVFAMANPIPEIDPELAEPYVRVMATGRSDYPNQINNVLCFPGIFRGALDCRAREINEEMKLAAAKAIASVVTEDELNETYIIPSVFNSKVVERVRQAVIEAAYRTGVARKDNIPVGGYTGQ, from the coding sequence ATGGCATTACCAGGCGGGGCAGCAATGAACATTACGATCCGTCTCCAATTTGAAAAAGATATCGTCTCGTTCAGCGATATCGCCACAGCCATTGGCAAAGCGGGCGGAGATATTGTTGGGATTGACGTCATTTCGTCAAGCAAAGTGCATACGGTGCGCGACATCACGGTCAGCGCGCTTGATACGAAGCAATGTGATTTGATCATTGAGGCGCTGAAAAAAATTCAAGGCGTCAAAATCATCAACGTTTCTGACCGCACGTTTTTGATGCACATTGGGGGAAAAATTGAAACGAACTCGAAAATTCCAGTGAAAACGCGCGATGACTTGTCGCGGGTGTATACGCCGGGCGTGGCGCGCGTCTGCACGGCGATTGCCGAAGATCCGCGCAAGGCGTATTCGCTGACGATTAAGCGGAATACAGTGGCGGTCGTATCGGACGGCACGGCGGTGCTCGGCCTCGGCGACATCGGCCCGTATGCAGCGATGCCTGTCATGGAAGGAAAAGCGATGCTGTTTAAGGAATTTGCCGGAGTGGATGCGTTCCCGATTTGCTTGAACACGAAAAATACGGAAGAGATCATTCAAATTGTGAAAGCGATTGCCCCAGCGTTCGGCGGCATTAACCTCGAAGACATTTCCGCTCCGCGCTGCTTTGAAATTGAAAAACGGCTGAAAGAAGAGCTTGACATACCGGTCTTTCATGATGACCAGCACGGCACCGCCGTTGTATTGCTTGCGGGGTTGCTCAACGCGTTGAAAATCGTTGACAAAAAGCTCGAGGACATTAAAGTCGTCTTAACCGGCATTGGCGCGGCCGGCATCGCTTGCACGAAAATTTTGCTCGCGGCCGGCGTGCGCAACATCATCGGGGTTGATCGCCATGGCGCCATCCACCGCGATGAAACGTACGAAAATCCGTACTGGCAAGAGTATGCGCAAATCACCAACCCGGATAATCTGAAAGGAAGCTTGTCGGACGTCATCGCCGGCGCAGATGTGTTCATCGGCGTTTCGGCTCCGGGCATTTTAAAAGTTGAGGACGTGAAAAAAATGGCGCGCGACCCGATCGTGTTTGCGATGGCCAACCCGATTCCGGAAATTGATCCGGAGCTGGCCGAGCCGTACGTGCGCGTCATGGCGACCGGGCGTTCTGATTATCCGAACCAAATCAACAACGTCCTTTGCTTCCCGGGCATTTTCCGCGGCGCTTTAGACTGCCGTGCGAGAGAAATCAATGAGGAAATGAAGCTCGCCGCCGCAAAAGCGATCGCCTCTGTCGTGACGGAGGATGAATTGAACGAAACGTACATCATCCCAAGCGTCTTCAACAGCAAAGTCGTCGAACGCGTTAGACAAGCGGTCATCGAAGCCGCTTACCGCACTGGGGTGGCGCGGAAGGACAATATTCCGGTCGGAGGTTATACAGGACAGTAA
- a CDS encoding SIS domain-containing protein codes for MIDQYFQKINERLELVLSHEKNNLKKAAHAVSEAIQNGGIVQLFGCGHSHILAEEVFYRAGGLVPVKPIFVEPLMLHEGAARSSMLERMNDFAQQFMKHEDVRPEDVFFVLSTSGRNPVPIDVALAAKEKGAYTIAITSLEYSKSQPSRHKSGRLLYEVVNLVIDNHSVKGDAILAHPNVPVPFAPTSTVIGSAILNAVFAEAVALMAENGFEPPVLLSGNIEEADEHNRRWIEKYKERIPLLISG; via the coding sequence ATGATCGATCAATATTTCCAAAAAATCAACGAACGTTTGGAACTCGTTTTAAGCCATGAAAAGAACAATCTAAAAAAGGCCGCCCATGCAGTAAGCGAAGCGATTCAAAACGGCGGAATTGTTCAGTTGTTCGGGTGCGGCCATTCTCATATTTTAGCAGAGGAAGTGTTTTACCGCGCGGGTGGGCTTGTCCCGGTGAAACCGATCTTTGTCGAGCCGCTCATGCTTCATGAAGGGGCGGCGCGGTCATCGATGCTAGAACGGATGAATGATTTTGCGCAACAGTTTATGAAGCATGAAGATGTTCGTCCAGAGGATGTTTTCTTTGTTTTGTCTACATCAGGGCGCAACCCTGTGCCGATTGATGTCGCGTTGGCAGCTAAGGAGAAGGGGGCTTACACGATCGCGATCACATCTTTAGAATATTCGAAGAGTCAACCGTCGCGGCATAAGAGCGGCCGGTTATTGTACGAAGTGGTGAACTTAGTGATTGACAACCATTCTGTGAAAGGGGATGCAATTTTGGCCCATCCAAATGTCCCCGTTCCATTTGCTCCTACTTCGACAGTGATCGGCAGTGCGATTTTAAACGCGGTTTTTGCCGAGGCCGTTGCGCTTATGGCGGAAAATGGATTTGAGCCGCCCGTCTTGTTAAGTGGCAATATCGAAGAGGCGGATGAGCATAACCGCCGATGGATTGAGAAGTATAAAGAGCGAATTCCGCTGTTGATTAGTGGATAA
- a CDS encoding CAP domain-containing protein gives MKKKTLATIAASVALVGVSFAATTKTEAAGTTCPTANAYQVKYVSTNIQDFEKWLKQYFPFVSFQSAKPAVQQPAAKQPAAAKPQAPATVKQPASKPTANAQAPAKTPATAPTAASQKATGLNAYEQQVVELTNKERAKYGLPPLQVDLALSKVAREKSRDMAVNNYFSHNSPTYGSPFEMMKKFGISYTAAGENIAKGQRTPQEVVNAWMNSEGHRANILNKNFTHIGVGFEENGYIWTQQFIRK, from the coding sequence ATGAAGAAAAAAACGTTAGCAACGATCGCCGCTTCGGTCGCGCTCGTCGGCGTTTCATTTGCCGCGACAACGAAAACGGAAGCAGCAGGGACGACGTGCCCGACAGCGAACGCGTATCAAGTAAAATATGTAAGCACAAACATTCAAGATTTCGAGAAATGGTTGAAACAATATTTCCCGTTTGTTTCGTTCCAATCGGCAAAACCGGCAGTGCAGCAACCAGCGGCAAAACAACCGGCGGCAGCGAAACCGCAAGCCCCGGCAACGGTAAAACAGCCAGCATCAAAACCAACCGCCAATGCGCAAGCACCGGCGAAAACGCCAGCGACGGCACCAACAGCAGCGTCGCAAAAAGCAACTGGCTTAAACGCCTATGAGCAACAAGTCGTTGAGCTGACGAACAAAGAACGGGCGAAATACGGCTTGCCGCCGCTTCAAGTTGACTTGGCCCTCAGCAAAGTCGCCCGTGAAAAATCGCGCGACATGGCGGTAAACAACTACTTCTCGCACAACAGCCCGACATATGGTTCTCCATTTGAGATGATGAAAAAATTCGGCATTTCGTACACAGCGGCTGGGGAAAATATCGCCAAAGGCCAACGCACACCGCAAGAAGTCGTCAATGCGTGGATGAACAGCGAAGGCCACCGCGCGAATATTTTGAACAAAAACTTTACGCACATCGGCGTTGGTTTTGAAGAAAATGGATATATTTGGACGCAGCAATTTATTCGCAAGTAA
- a CDS encoding MDR family MFS transporter produces MRIRDWDRNLKVRLFGEALMNTTFWMFFPFMSIYFADAFGTETAGLLMIASQLFSVIANLMGGYCADMFGRKRMMVLSAYGQGAAFFVFALASSPWWSSPFVGFLCFTFAGICGAFYWPASQAMVADVVPERDRNHVFAVFYTSINISVVIGPIVGGLLYAEHRFALLLLAACSCFVMAMLLAKQLRETAPLAEVGRGDSGTTWRSFLRTQLEQYMVIVRDRVFFLFLVAGMLVAQTFMQLDLLIPLYTKETVGAETLGGWTVDGTSAFGWLIAENGLLVALCTVVVTRWMSRYSEKQAFVGSSVLYGISMWLFSQTSSLLGLMAVMALFTLAELMTAGLQQSFVTKLAPEEMRGQYFAAASLRFTIGRMLAPLSLAAAAWVGYAWTFVSLGMLALASAALYAWMFRQVGRRIERSNVSFSR; encoded by the coding sequence ATGCGAATACGTGATTGGGACCGCAACCTAAAAGTGCGCCTGTTTGGCGAGGCGCTCATGAATACGACCTTCTGGATGTTTTTTCCCTTTATGTCGATTTATTTTGCCGATGCCTTTGGCACAGAGACAGCGGGGCTGCTGATGATCGCTTCACAATTGTTTTCTGTCATTGCCAACTTGATGGGCGGCTATTGCGCCGATATGTTCGGACGCAAGCGGATGATGGTATTGTCCGCCTACGGTCAGGGGGCGGCGTTTTTCGTTTTCGCTTTGGCCAGCTCCCCATGGTGGTCGTCGCCGTTTGTCGGCTTTCTTTGCTTTACGTTCGCGGGCATTTGCGGGGCGTTTTATTGGCCGGCGAGCCAGGCGATGGTGGCGGATGTCGTGCCGGAACGAGATCGGAATCATGTTTTTGCCGTGTTTTACACATCCATCAATATTTCGGTTGTCATCGGACCGATTGTTGGCGGCCTTCTTTATGCTGAGCATCGGTTTGCCTTATTGCTTTTGGCCGCATGTTCGTGTTTTGTGATGGCAATGTTGCTGGCCAAACAATTACGCGAAACCGCGCCGCTCGCTGAGGTGGGCAGGGGGGATAGCGGGACGACGTGGCGGTCTTTTTTGCGCACACAGCTCGAGCAATATATGGTCATTGTCCGTGATCGTGTCTTTTTCTTGTTTCTTGTTGCTGGGATGTTGGTGGCGCAAACGTTTATGCAACTGGATTTGTTAATTCCATTGTATACAAAAGAAACAGTCGGAGCCGAAACGTTGGGGGGATGGACGGTTGACGGCACGAGTGCCTTTGGCTGGCTGATTGCCGAAAACGGTCTGTTGGTCGCGCTATGCACGGTGGTTGTGACGCGTTGGATGTCCCGCTATTCGGAGAAGCAGGCGTTTGTTGGTTCATCCGTCTTATACGGCATTTCGATGTGGCTGTTTAGCCAAACGTCCTCGCTGCTTGGATTGATGGCGGTTATGGCGCTGTTCACGTTGGCTGAGCTGATGACGGCCGGTTTGCAGCAGTCGTTTGTGACGAAACTGGCTCCGGAGGAGATGCGCGGCCAGTATTTTGCCGCCGCCAGCCTCCGCTTTACGATTGGGCGGATGTTGGCGCCGCTGTCGCTTGCGGCGGCGGCATGGGTCGGCTATGCATGGACATTTGTTAGCCTTGGGATGTTGGCGCTGGCCAGTGCGGCATTGTATGCATGGATGTTCCGGCAAGTCGGGCGGCGAATAGAGCGATCGAACGTTTCGTTTTCACGGTAA
- a CDS encoding SIMPL domain-containing protein has translation MQSWHHPAPPAASRPALVITGQGTVTAKPDTVLIAIGVRTEHHNVQEALVDNAKRTNAVIEALKTLGIPIEDMDTASFSIRPTYEHHDGTTALSGYEVEHWLDITVRDTKKAGAIYETAVAHGANLARGLEFRLANEQVYYQQALTLAVKNAKEKALAIARALGLPLYDTPLELKEQPPARSTPYHPAVLSISSSAPPVQTQDVIITAFVEATFVYSFIS, from the coding sequence ATGCAGTCATGGCACCACCCTGCTCCCCCTGCCGCTTCTCGTCCTGCGCTGGTCATCACCGGCCAAGGAACAGTCACCGCCAAACCAGATACCGTCCTCATCGCAATCGGCGTGCGCACAGAACATCACAACGTTCAAGAAGCTCTAGTTGACAATGCAAAACGCACCAATGCCGTCATCGAAGCATTGAAGACGCTTGGCATTCCCATAGAGGACATGGACACGGCATCGTTTTCCATCCGGCCAACATACGAACACCATGACGGAACGACCGCTTTATCCGGCTATGAAGTCGAACATTGGCTGGATATCACCGTCCGCGATACAAAAAAAGCCGGCGCCATTTACGAAACGGCCGTTGCCCACGGAGCGAACCTCGCCCGCGGTTTGGAATTCCGCTTGGCAAACGAACAAGTCTATTATCAACAAGCGTTGACATTGGCGGTGAAAAACGCCAAAGAAAAAGCGCTGGCCATCGCCCGCGCTCTCGGCTTGCCGCTTTACGACACACCGTTGGAACTAAAAGAACAGCCGCCCGCCCGATCGACGCCGTATCATCCGGCCGTTCTCAGCATTTCCTCATCAGCGCCGCCTGTGCAGACGCAGGATGTGATCATCACCGCCTTCGTTGAGGCGACATTTGTCTATTCGTTCATTTCGTGA
- a CDS encoding 5-bromo-4-chloroindolyl phosphate hydrolysis family protein has protein sequence MKQLLRTIWRWFVSWNAGVIVAVVVFIAADFRFWPSILSGMGAMWGVSAIMKRRHHRLPADVSAEEWEYVQSQLREARALWKRLRRARFQLRSMAMWQVVSRLSSVVDRLIRAVEQRPHRLRLAQPFLLNEWPTAVEMVEKYAYLSQQPVQSADMAKALRETEKVLGELTSAAERQLLEVLSNDVWSLQTEAKLLRQSLQQADGLRLPLSKKGE, from the coding sequence ATGAAGCAGTTGCTTCGTACAATATGGCGTTGGTTTGTCTCATGGAACGCAGGGGTCATCGTCGCGGTCGTCGTATTCATCGCCGCTGATTTTCGCTTTTGGCCTTCAATTTTATCCGGAATGGGGGCGATGTGGGGGGTGTCCGCCATCATGAAAAGGCGGCATCATCGTCTGCCGGCTGATGTGTCGGCTGAGGAGTGGGAGTACGTCCAAAGCCAGCTCCGTGAAGCGCGCGCGTTATGGAAGCGGCTTCGCCGCGCTCGTTTTCAGCTTCGTTCCATGGCGATGTGGCAGGTTGTTTCCCGATTGAGCTCCGTGGTTGACCGGCTGATTCGCGCCGTTGAACAACGGCCGCATCGACTCCGATTGGCTCAGCCGTTTCTTTTAAATGAATGGCCGACGGCGGTCGAGATGGTGGAAAAATACGCTTATTTGTCGCAACAGCCGGTGCAAAGCGCTGACATGGCAAAAGCGCTGCGAGAGACGGAAAAGGTGCTTGGCGAACTGACTTCAGCGGCTGAACGGCAGCTGCTCGAAGTGTTATCGAATGACGTCTGGTCGCTGCAAACGGAAGCGAAACTGCTGAGACAGTCGCTTCAACAAGCGGACGGGCTTCGCCTTCCGCTGTCAAAGAAAGGAGAATGA
- a CDS encoding toxic anion resistance protein: MTMDGRNYEKDSADWLQELERTSTLDELLAQPFSSPAEPRRKEDETPARALDALKPEHREKALALAKQIDPANHQAVLQYGVAAQTELSKFSHAILHHVQTKDAGPVGEVISELMTKIKEVNPDDLMPAKKGWLSRLFGAVAKPLQEMAAKYQKIGVEIDKIADRLEKHRHLLLRDIMMLETLYEKNKNYFEALNIYIAAAEYKLEELRTKTIPEKQAEAERSGDQMAWQEVQDLRQFAERLEKRVHDLKLSRQVTIQTAPQIRMIQHMNETLVERIQSSILHAIPLWKNQVVIALTLFRQQKAAAAQKQVAETTNELLLRNSEMLKTNSIEIAKENERGLIDIETLKRTQENLIATLEETLKIQAEGRLKRQQAERELAAMEAELKQTLLALKRPEQ; this comes from the coding sequence ATGACGATGGACGGACGGAATTACGAGAAAGACTCGGCGGATTGGCTGCAAGAGCTGGAACGGACAAGCACGCTCGATGAGCTGCTCGCCCAACCGTTTTCGTCGCCGGCCGAACCGCGGCGAAAGGAGGACGAAACGCCGGCGCGCGCACTTGATGCGTTGAAGCCCGAGCATCGGGAAAAAGCGCTTGCGCTTGCCAAACAAATCGACCCGGCCAACCATCAGGCCGTCTTGCAATACGGTGTGGCGGCGCAAACCGAGCTGTCGAAGTTTTCCCATGCGATTTTGCATCATGTGCAAACGAAAGACGCCGGTCCGGTCGGCGAAGTGATCAGTGAACTGATGACCAAAATCAAAGAAGTCAATCCCGATGACTTGATGCCGGCGAAAAAAGGGTGGCTGTCCCGCCTGTTCGGCGCGGTAGCCAAGCCGCTGCAGGAGATGGCGGCGAAATACCAAAAAATCGGCGTTGAAATTGATAAAATCGCCGACCGATTGGAGAAGCACCGGCATTTGCTGCTTCGCGACATTATGATGCTCGAGACGCTTTATGAAAAAAACAAAAACTATTTTGAAGCGCTCAATATTTATATTGCGGCAGCCGAATACAAACTCGAAGAGCTGCGGACGAAGACGATTCCAGAAAAGCAAGCGGAAGCGGAGCGCTCCGGCGACCAAATGGCTTGGCAGGAAGTGCAAGATTTGCGGCAGTTTGCCGAGCGGCTTGAGAAGCGGGTGCATGACCTAAAGCTCAGCCGGCAAGTGACGATTCAAACGGCGCCGCAAATCCGCATGATTCAGCATATGAACGAAACGCTTGTCGAGCGGATTCAATCGTCGATTTTGCATGCGATTCCGCTTTGGAAAAACCAAGTCGTGATCGCTTTGACGCTGTTTCGCCAACAAAAGGCGGCTGCGGCGCAAAAGCAGGTCGCCGAGACGACGAATGAGCTGTTATTGCGCAATTCGGAAATGTTAAAAACAAACAGCATTGAAATCGCCAAGGAGAACGAGCGCGGTTTGATCGATATTGAAACGTTGAAGCGAACGCAAGAAAATTTGATCGCTACGCTTGAAGAAACGTTGAAAATCCAAGCGGAAGGCCGATTAAAACGGCAGCAGGCCGAACGCGAGCTGGCGGCGATGGAAGCGGAACTGAAACAGACGCTGCTCGCGCTGAAACGACCGGAGCAATAA
- a CDS encoding YndM family protein → MRHLLALVLKYLLTATVMFAILPLFLRISSAEILWFSLWLTLVAYALGDLYVLRRLGNVSATIADFGLVFVAVWIGIGAFYDIAGAAMLNAAFFSALLAALGESLLHAYVLRFVIVQHGEEGVPLIGRQWQTEAAEEFAVRAARPDDKDRERAEQEDEQHHQEPPHPPIL, encoded by the coding sequence TTGCTTGCGTTAGTACTGAAATATTTGCTGACTGCCACGGTGATGTTTGCCATTTTACCGCTGTTTTTGCGCATTTCATCGGCAGAGATTTTATGGTTCAGCCTTTGGCTGACGCTTGTCGCCTATGCGCTCGGCGACTTGTACGTTCTGCGGCGCCTTGGCAACGTCTCAGCGACGATCGCCGATTTTGGGCTTGTGTTTGTAGCGGTATGGATCGGCATCGGCGCGTTTTATGACATCGCCGGCGCCGCCATGTTAAACGCAGCGTTTTTCTCCGCCCTGCTTGCGGCGTTGGGGGAATCGCTGCTTCACGCTTATGTGTTGCGATTTGTCATCGTCCAGCACGGCGAGGAAGGCGTCCCGCTCATCGGCCGCCAATGGCAAACGGAGGCGGCGGAAGAGTTTGCCGTCCGCGCCGCCCGTCCGGATGACAAAGATCGTGAACGAGCGGAACAGGAGGATGAACAGCATCATCAAGAGCCTCCCCATCCCCCCATCCTATGA